The sequence below is a genomic window from Kitasatospora kifunensis.
ACGGCTTGAGGTGTTCCGAGGCCGCAAGCACCTCGGCCACTCGCTCCCGCCACAGGCTCTCCGGTGCGAGCCGGCCGGTGATGACCGCCCCCGGCACCACCACTGTCATGGGCATCTGATTGCTGCGCTCGGACTCCACCATCGCGGCAATGTCGACGAGCAGGCCATCAAGTTTCGACATGGCCGACAGAGTAGTGCCTGCCGTCGTTCCAGGGCCGTGGATCTCACCTCGCTGGTGGCTGGGGAGTGCGGTGGGCCCACCGCGGACCAGGCCAGTTGGGTGGCATTGGCCTGGGACGCTCGGCGCGCGGTTCGGTAGCCTCGGGCCGAACCCGATCGACGGAGGCCGTCTTGCACCCACAACTAGCCACGGATCTAGCCCAGTTGCCGTCCCTGTTGGCGGAGACCGGACGCCGCGCGACGGCGTTCCTGGACGGACTGGGGGAGCGCCCGGTCATCCCGTCGCGGGCTCTGGCGGCGACGGGGCCCGCGACGGGACCCGCGGCGGCCTACCCGCTGCCCGAGCGGGGCGAGGGGCTGGCGGCGGCGCTCGCGGAGTTCGGGCAGCGCTGGGAGCCGCGCCTGTCGTCCAGCGCCGGGCCACGCTACTTCGGGTTCGTCACCGGCGGCGTGACACCGGCCGCACTGGCCGGCGACTGGCTGACGGCGACCGTCGACCAGAACTCCAACTCCTCGATGGATCCGGCCGGGCAGCAGTTGGAGCGGGAGACGGTCGGCTGGCTGCGCGAGGCGTTCGGGCTCGGTGCGGCGCACCACGGCGCCTTCGTCAGCGGGGCGACCATGTCCAACACCGTGGGGCTGGCAATCGCCCGCGAGTGGCTGGGGGAGCGGCTCGGGGTCAGCCCGGCGGAGGACGGCGTGGGCGCGCTGGGCCGGGTGCGGGTGCTGTCGGGCAGCGCGCACTCCAGCATCGCCAAGGGGCTCTCCATCCTCGGCCTCGGCCGCACGGCCCTGACCCCCGTGGCCACGCTCGCCGACCGGGAGGCGGTCGACCCGAGCGCGCTGGAGCAGGCGCTGCGGGCGGTGGACGGGCCCTGCGTGGTGGTGGCCAACGCCGGCACGGTCAACACGGTCGACTTCGACGACCTGCGCGCGATCGCCGCACTGCGCGAGCGCTACGACTTCTGGCTGCACGTGGACGCCGCCTTCGGGGCCTTCGCCGCGTTCTCCCCGGAGCACGAGCAGTTGGTGGCGGGGCTCGACTCGGCCGACTCGGTCTGCGTGGACCTGCACAAGTGGCTGAACGTTCCGTACGACAGCGCGGTGCAGTTCACCCGCCGCCCGGATCTGCAGGCCCGGGTGTTCCGCAACGCCGCCGCCTACCTCGGCCCGCTGGGGGAGGACCCCGATCTGGTCCACCTCACCCCGGAGAACTCGCACCGACTGCGAGCGCTGGCAGCCTGGTTCACGCTGCGCGCCTAC
It includes:
- a CDS encoding pyridoxal phosphate-dependent decarboxylase family protein, whose translation is MHPQLATDLAQLPSLLAETGRRATAFLDGLGERPVIPSRALAATGPATGPAAAYPLPERGEGLAAALAEFGQRWEPRLSSSAGPRYFGFVTGGVTPAALAGDWLTATVDQNSNSSMDPAGQQLERETVGWLREAFGLGAAHHGAFVSGATMSNTVGLAIAREWLGERLGVSPAEDGVGALGRVRVLSGSAHSSIAKGLSILGLGRTALTPVATLADREAVDPSALEQALRAVDGPCVVVANAGTVNTVDFDDLRAIAALRERYDFWLHVDAAFGAFAAFSPEHEQLVAGLDSADSVCVDLHKWLNVPYDSAVQFTRRPDLQARVFRNAAAYLGPLGEDPDLVHLTPENSHRLRALAAWFTLRAYGRDGHREIVERCVAGARALGEAVAAEPVLRLLAPVRLNVVCFTLADQSGGGEAVAERLTALAAALGEEAFLTPTVHAGHPALRAAFSNWRTTSADVERTVGALVEAARKV